GAGTTAATAAATGTATTGTATCGCTAGAAAATAATAATAATCGAACAGACCTTTTAAAAAGCGAATTAAATAAATGTAATAAAGTAATTGAGGAATTAAATTTACAGGGAATTGTAAATCAAATACAACTAAAAATAAATAAAGAATTTAGACCAATTTCACACGAGACAATAGAAGAGCAAATAGAATTGTTTATTCGTAAAAATAAGTTTATGTTTAAAGAATTATTAGAAATGCTAAAGAAGACTAGAGAAATCTTCAACCAACAACTAGAAAAATTATAAAGGTTAACCCTCTAAATTATTTAGAGGGTTTTTAGATTGATAAAAATATTGAAAATAGATAGGGCGTTATAGCTTTACTAAACCACATAAATGGACACTATATTTCTTACACTATTTGCCGATATAATAAAAGAAACTTATACATATTACAGATAGAAGGGTGCCATAAATATGCAAGAACTTATTTTTGAAACAATGGAAAGCTATAATAATTATATTAACGCCGTTACTAAGGGATCATTAGAAATAGCTGATAAATTGCGAGCTGAAAATTTAGAGGAAGCGTTACCAATGATTAAAGATTTTTCCGAAGGATTATTGTGGTTAATCGATGTTAATCAAAAGCTTTTTAATTTAGGCTACTCCGCACAATTAGAAATGGATGATGTACAAGAATATTTAATTGAAATTAATGATGGTTTACAAAATAAGGACTACGTATTAGTAGCCGATATGTTTGAATATGAAATTTTACCTTATTTTGAACAATTAGAGCAGTACACTTTCTAGTGTGATAAAAGTTATACGGAGTTTTTTGTTTTTGAAACCGAGATATATTGAAAAGCATTATATAACTAATTTATAAGACAATTACGATAGCTTAGTAGTTTTAAACGAACTGTAAAAGGGATTGTTGCTAAAAGTCATAGTTTTTGGCACAGCCCTTCTTTTAATACTGTCCAGACAAGCCAAATAATAAAAAAGAGTATTTAACATAAAAGGATATTTGGAGGAAATGCAAATTGACAGAGGTTTTAGCAATTATTCCTGCTAGATCAGGTTCAAAAGGGATACCACATAAAAATATACGTGATTTAGATGGGCAGCCGCTAATAGCCTATTCTATTCAGCATGCATTAAATTCAAAATTAATAACACGTGTAATTGTAAGTACAGATAGCCCTGAATATGCTGCGATAGCAAAGAGCTTTGGGGCAGAAGTTCCATTTATAAGACCGAAAAATATATCGGGAGATTTAGCACTAGATATCGAAGTGTTTGAGCATGCACTAGAATATTTAAAACAAAAGGAAAATTATGTTCCAGAGCTTGTTGTTCAGTTACGTCCAACATATCCTATTAGACAGGTTCAAGATATCGATAAGATGATTGAGTTACTAATAGATAACCCTAATGGAGATTCTATTCGTTGTATTTCACAAGTAAATGAAACGCCGTATAAAATGTGGTTTAAAAAGGAAAACGGGGAAATACAACCAATACTCCGGGATTTAAATGAAGCCTACAATATGCCGAGACAAAGCTTACCTGTTGTATATTATCAAAATGCCTGTATTGATGTAATCTGGGCATCCGTTATTATGGAGAAGCATTCTATGACTGGGGAAGTTATCTTAGGATATGAAATGGATGAAAATTTTGATATTGACAGTGAAGAAGATTTCTTTAAAGCAGAGCAATATTTAAAGCTTAATAAAGACAAAAAAAGATTTGTATTTGATATTGACGGTGTAATCGCACAATTTAACAAGGAATTAGCTTATGAAAACTGTCTACCAAATAAAAAGATGGTTGATGTTATTAATATGCTTTATAAAGAAGGACATGAAATTATATTATTTACTGCAAGAGGTTATGTGACAAATA
This portion of the Solibacillus daqui genome encodes:
- a CDS encoding acylneuraminate cytidylyltransferase family protein, encoding MTEVLAIIPARSGSKGIPHKNIRDLDGQPLIAYSIQHALNSKLITRVIVSTDSPEYAAIAKSFGAEVPFIRPKNISGDLALDIEVFEHALEYLKQKENYVPELVVQLRPTYPIRQVQDIDKMIELLIDNPNGDSIRCISQVNETPYKMWFKKENGEIQPILRDLNEAYNMPRQSLPVVYYQNACIDVIWASVIMEKHSMTGEVILGYEMDENFDIDSEEDFFKAEQYLKLNKDKKRFVFDIDGVIAQFNKELAYENCLPNKKMVDVINMLYKEGHEIILFTARGYVTNKDWRDVTEKQMKEWGLQYHELHFGKPNADFYIDDKMLNMFDLMNKYLKR